In the genome of Pseudarthrobacter sp. IC2-21, one region contains:
- the tgt gene encoding tRNA guanosine(34) transglycosylase Tgt: protein MPANPASEPQSQFSFTVGTRLADSCPPSDAQVAENGGKFLGRTGTITTPHGEIRTPAFIAVGTKATVKSVLPESMAELGAQALLANAYHLYLQPGADILDEAGGLGAFMNWAGPTFTDSGGFQVMSLGSGFKKVIDMKTVSAANAALPDDAVAPGKERLAHIDDDGVWFKSHLNGDRHRFSPEISMQVQHRIGADIMFAFDELTTLQNSRGYQEESLERTRLWALRCLDEHFRLTASREGKPYQALFGVIQGAQYEDLRRKACQDLGAMNFDGYGIGGALEKENLGTIVRWCNEELPEDKPRHLLGISEPDDIFTAIENGADTFDCVSPTRVARNSAFYHPTGRYNLSGAKYKRDFGPLQEGCDCYACANYSRAYIHHLFKAKEMLSATLISIHNERFVVKMVDDARLAIEAGTFFEFKAETLAQYYS from the coding sequence GTGCCAGCAAACCCCGCCTCCGAGCCGCAGTCCCAGTTCTCCTTCACCGTAGGCACCCGCCTGGCTGACAGCTGTCCGCCGTCGGACGCCCAGGTCGCGGAGAACGGCGGCAAGTTCCTGGGCCGCACCGGCACCATCACCACCCCGCACGGCGAGATCCGCACCCCGGCCTTCATCGCCGTCGGAACCAAAGCCACGGTGAAGTCGGTGCTGCCGGAGTCCATGGCGGAGCTCGGGGCGCAGGCGCTCCTGGCCAACGCCTACCACCTGTACCTCCAGCCGGGCGCGGACATCCTGGATGAGGCCGGGGGCCTGGGCGCGTTTATGAACTGGGCCGGGCCCACCTTCACGGATTCCGGCGGGTTCCAGGTGATGAGCCTGGGGTCCGGGTTCAAGAAGGTCATCGACATGAAAACTGTGTCTGCCGCGAACGCGGCCCTCCCCGACGACGCCGTGGCCCCCGGCAAGGAACGCCTCGCCCACATCGACGACGACGGCGTCTGGTTCAAATCGCATCTGAACGGGGACCGGCACCGGTTCTCCCCGGAAATCTCCATGCAGGTCCAGCACCGGATCGGCGCGGACATCATGTTCGCCTTCGACGAGCTGACCACCCTGCAGAACTCCCGCGGCTACCAGGAGGAATCTCTGGAACGCACCCGGCTGTGGGCCCTCCGCTGCCTGGACGAGCACTTCCGGCTGACCGCGTCCCGGGAGGGAAAGCCCTACCAGGCCCTGTTCGGCGTGATCCAGGGCGCCCAGTACGAGGACCTGCGCCGCAAAGCCTGCCAGGACCTGGGCGCGATGAACTTCGACGGGTACGGCATCGGCGGGGCGCTGGAGAAGGAGAACCTGGGCACCATTGTGCGCTGGTGCAACGAGGAGCTGCCGGAGGACAAGCCGCGGCACCTGCTGGGCATCTCCGAGCCGGACGACATCTTCACCGCCATCGAAAACGGCGCGGACACCTTCGACTGCGTCTCCCCCACCCGGGTAGCCCGCAACTCGGCGTTCTACCACCCCACCGGCCGCTACAACCTCTCCGGCGCCAAGTACAAACGCGACTTCGGCCCGCTGCAGGAAGGCTGTGACTGCTACGCCTGCGCCAACTACTCCCGCGCCTACATCCACCACCTGTTCAAGGCCAAGGAGATGCTGTCCGCCACCTTGATCTCCATCCACAACGAACGCTTTGTGGTGAAAATGGTGGATGACGCCCGGCTGGCCATCGAGGCCGGCACCTTCTTCGAGTTCAAGGCCGAGACCCTGGCACAGTATTATTCCTGA
- a CDS encoding VOC family protein: MLRVRPVHYTSRPERWEELLVALGLVKTVDQGPWREFDAGSGRLALHAAAAGQDVDGTTALGVEVGDLAEFARRTGLAAEESGKTTSELITAAHGESCRITSTDGFSFLADKAAHGANCADADPALAVVGVWFSADPGAAAMTLQDIGARFRPVPDADETADFTAKNGGVLMVRPASGGPRSGLGFEYDGDPGTLRARLTAAGFEVSETEEAFGRTLHVANPDAATPDAAEGTHPAAHVPPTLWISQRPN; the protein is encoded by the coding sequence ATGCTGCGTGTCAGGCCCGTCCACTACACGTCCCGCCCTGAACGGTGGGAAGAACTCCTGGTTGCCTTGGGCCTGGTCAAGACCGTTGACCAGGGCCCGTGGCGGGAGTTCGACGCCGGCTCCGGGCGGCTGGCACTGCACGCCGCCGCGGCGGGACAGGACGTCGACGGCACCACGGCCCTTGGCGTGGAGGTGGGCGACCTGGCCGAGTTTGCCCGGCGCACCGGCCTGGCCGCGGAAGAGTCCGGGAAAACCACCTCGGAACTCATCACCGCAGCCCACGGCGAGTCGTGCCGCATCACCAGCACCGACGGCTTCAGCTTCCTGGCGGACAAAGCCGCCCACGGCGCGAACTGCGCCGACGCAGACCCTGCCCTGGCCGTCGTCGGCGTCTGGTTCTCCGCCGATCCCGGCGCCGCCGCCATGACGCTGCAGGACATCGGCGCACGGTTCCGTCCGGTTCCGGATGCGGACGAAACCGCGGACTTTACCGCCAAGAACGGCGGTGTGCTGATGGTGCGCCCGGCGTCGGGCGGCCCCCGCTCGGGTTTGGGATTTGAGTACGACGGCGATCCGGGCACCCTGCGGGCGCGGCTTACCGCAGCCGGCTTTGAAGTCAGCGAAACGGAGGAAGCCTTCGGCCGGACCCTGCACGTAGCCAACCCGGACGCCGCTACCCCCGACGCCGCCGAGGGCACCCACCCGGCCGCCCACGTCCCGCCCACCCTCTGGATCTCGCAGCGGCCCAACTGA
- a CDS encoding YdeI/OmpD-associated family protein — MAIELEELLVPDAAAWRRWLEANHRDSPGVWLVLHKKGGGVTELDYDAALDEALCFGWIDGQVIKRDAGSYSQRMTRRGPKSVWSARNVGHIARLEAAGKMTDAGRAAVESAKADGRWEVAYSGQAAAEVPPDLAAAIAADPAAQAMFDVLTSVNRYAMIYRTNSVKQAATRERKIAGFVEMLARGEAPYPQKRKPAAPPK, encoded by the coding sequence ATGGCGATTGAACTTGAGGAATTGCTGGTGCCGGATGCCGCAGCGTGGCGGAGGTGGCTGGAAGCCAACCACCGGGACAGTCCCGGGGTGTGGCTGGTCCTCCACAAGAAGGGCGGCGGTGTCACGGAACTCGATTACGACGCGGCCCTGGATGAGGCGCTCTGCTTTGGCTGGATTGACGGCCAGGTCATCAAGCGCGACGCCGGGAGCTACAGCCAGCGCATGACCCGCCGCGGCCCCAAAAGCGTTTGGTCGGCCAGGAATGTGGGGCACATCGCCCGTCTGGAAGCCGCCGGCAAGATGACCGACGCGGGGCGCGCCGCCGTCGAAAGCGCCAAGGCTGACGGCCGCTGGGAGGTGGCCTACTCGGGCCAGGCGGCGGCGGAGGTTCCACCGGACCTTGCCGCGGCGATCGCCGCCGATCCCGCCGCCCAGGCCATGTTCGATGTCCTCACGTCGGTGAACCGGTATGCCATGATCTACCGGACGAATTCGGTGAAACAGGCGGCCACCCGCGAACGGAAGATCGCCGGGTTTGTGGAGATGCTGGCCCGCGGTGAGGCGCCGTACCCGCAGAAGAGGAAGCCCGCCGCCCCGCCCAAGTAA
- a CDS encoding ABC transporter ATP-binding protein: protein MTEQSPSRLPEPRIAPSVEPSTNSHLQITDVTKNFGSQAVLKGVNLSVAKGGTTAIVGPSGSGKTTLLRLIAGFEHPATGSISLNGVKVAGDGVWLPAHKRHVGYVAQDGALFPHLTVGQNVAFGLDPAKLSGGRRAVAARISELLEMVSLDPAMAKRRPHQLSGGQQQRVALARALAREPELMLLDEPFSALDAGLRVATRRAVAKVLSEAGVTTILVTHDQAEALSFADQVAVMRGGKLAQIGNPFVVYTRPADRATAEFLGDAVILDAWMEGSLGTCSLGAIPVRRPPSQGRVQLMLRPEQIRIAEDGPIRGVVVDTDYFGPETTVRLKLSVPPELAGISDHRYPGGGEIITIRHWNASIARPGMELCLRVVGEAVAFPMED, encoded by the coding sequence GTGACCGAACAATCCCCCTCACGCCTCCCGGAACCCCGGATCGCGCCGTCCGTGGAGCCTTCCACCAACAGCCACCTGCAGATCACGGACGTCACCAAGAACTTCGGATCCCAGGCCGTGCTCAAGGGCGTCAACCTGTCCGTGGCCAAGGGCGGCACCACCGCCATTGTGGGCCCGTCCGGCTCGGGGAAAACAACGCTGCTGCGGCTCATCGCCGGCTTTGAACACCCCGCCACCGGCAGCATCTCGCTGAACGGGGTCAAGGTTGCGGGCGACGGCGTCTGGCTCCCCGCCCATAAACGCCACGTCGGATATGTGGCCCAGGACGGCGCCCTCTTCCCGCACCTCACGGTGGGCCAGAACGTGGCCTTCGGCCTGGACCCCGCCAAGCTTTCCGGCGGCCGCCGGGCAGTGGCCGCCCGGATCAGTGAACTGCTGGAGATGGTGTCGCTGGATCCGGCCATGGCCAAACGGCGCCCGCACCAGCTCTCCGGCGGCCAGCAGCAGCGGGTTGCGCTGGCCCGGGCGCTGGCCCGTGAACCCGAACTGATGCTGCTGGACGAGCCGTTCTCCGCCCTGGACGCGGGGCTCCGGGTGGCAACGCGGCGTGCGGTGGCCAAGGTGCTGAGCGAGGCTGGCGTCACCACCATCCTGGTTACCCACGACCAGGCTGAAGCGCTGTCCTTCGCGGACCAGGTGGCCGTGATGCGCGGCGGCAAACTGGCCCAGATCGGTAATCCGTTCGTGGTGTACACCCGGCCCGCCGATCGGGCCACGGCCGAGTTCCTGGGCGACGCCGTCATCCTCGATGCCTGGATGGAAGGTTCGCTCGGCACGTGTTCGCTGGGCGCAATTCCGGTCCGCCGGCCGCCGTCGCAGGGCCGCGTGCAGCTGATGCTGCGGCCTGAGCAGATCCGGATCGCCGAGGACGGCCCCATCCGCGGCGTGGTGGTGGATACCGACTACTTCGGCCCCGAAACCACGGTGCGGCTCAAACTCTCGGTGCCGCCCGAGCTGGCCGGCATCAGCGACCACCGCTACCCCGGCGGCGGCGAGATCATCACCATCCGGCACTGGAACGCCTCCATCGCCCGGCCGGGCATGGAGCTCTGCCTGCGGGTGGTTGGCGAAGCGGTCGCGTTCCCTATGGAGGACTAA
- a CDS encoding NUDIX hydrolase family protein has translation MNVRTPDPNPGWLSEEDLFEARGRLPMIYVEAVPVRLDPLGFVNEVGTLLQADEDGNMIRSLVSGRVIYRETIRGALLRHMEKDLGPLAFPQLPISPVPFTVAEYFPAPSHTGFTDDRQHAVSLAYVIPVTGECEPRQDALELTWMTPEEVLSPGVQLEFSGGRGALVRQALAFAGVGF, from the coding sequence ATGAACGTTCGCACTCCTGACCCCAATCCCGGCTGGCTCTCCGAGGAAGACCTCTTCGAGGCACGCGGGAGGCTTCCCATGATCTACGTGGAGGCCGTACCGGTCAGGCTGGATCCGCTGGGGTTCGTGAACGAGGTCGGCACGCTGCTCCAGGCCGATGAGGACGGCAACATGATCAGGTCGCTGGTATCGGGCCGGGTGATCTACCGGGAGACCATCCGCGGGGCGCTCCTGCGGCACATGGAGAAGGACCTGGGCCCGCTGGCGTTTCCGCAGCTCCCCATCAGCCCCGTGCCGTTCACGGTGGCCGAATACTTCCCGGCTCCGTCCCATACGGGCTTCACCGACGACCGCCAACACGCCGTGTCCCTGGCCTATGTCATCCCCGTCACTGGCGAATGCGAGCCCCGCCAGGATGCCCTGGAACTGACCTGGATGACCCCCGAAGAAGTGCTGAGCCCCGGCGTCCAGCTCGAATTCAGCGGCGGCCGCGGCGCCCTGGTCCGGCAGGCGCTGGCCTTCGCCGGAGTGGGTTTCTGA
- a CDS encoding SRPBCC domain-containing protein, translating to MTNNLSVVINADAPQVWIMLREPAKVAQWHGWETEELPAEINQIYFGKGVVEAPDHTSLTTNGGDVFDLKPVPGGTQVSVTRAALDHNSEWAAWDEDITQGWLTFLQQLRFALEHHPHGNRHTLFFELPGGHGSAIEKLGLSDVPKPGEPYQLTLATGEEISGKVWYRSNHQVGLTVHGYAEHGDGLLIVADQPVIEDVRPDGGAIVIASTYDLGARKLDSIRSAWDGWRTENYPTQTAAR from the coding sequence ATGACGAACAATCTGAGCGTGGTCATTAATGCTGATGCGCCGCAGGTCTGGATCATGCTGCGCGAACCCGCCAAGGTGGCCCAGTGGCATGGCTGGGAGACTGAGGAGCTGCCGGCCGAGATCAACCAGATCTACTTTGGCAAGGGCGTGGTGGAGGCCCCGGACCATACGAGCCTCACCACCAACGGCGGCGACGTCTTCGACCTCAAACCCGTGCCCGGCGGGACGCAGGTCAGTGTCACCCGGGCCGCCCTGGACCACAACTCCGAGTGGGCCGCGTGGGACGAGGACATCACCCAGGGCTGGCTGACCTTCCTCCAGCAGCTCCGTTTCGCGCTGGAGCACCACCCGCACGGCAACAGGCACACCCTGTTCTTCGAACTGCCGGGAGGGCACGGCTCCGCCATCGAAAAGCTGGGCTTGTCTGATGTTCCCAAGCCGGGCGAACCGTACCAGCTGACCCTGGCCACCGGTGAGGAAATCAGCGGCAAGGTCTGGTATCGGAGCAACCACCAGGTGGGCCTGACCGTCCACGGCTACGCCGAACACGGCGATGGCCTGCTGATTGTGGCGGACCAGCCTGTCATCGAGGATGTCAGGCCCGACGGCGGTGCGATCGTGATCGCCTCGACGTATGACCTGGGTGCCCGCAAACTGGATTCCATCCGCTCGGCCTGGGACGGCTGGCGGACTGAGAACTACCCCACACAGACGGCGGCCCGCTGA
- a CDS encoding DUF6707 family protein gives MTETPAARHYGDTQAGSLTSGDHLLLPDGGRTAEIERVELEFDDFGVAAVILASLTGGGTIRIAAGSTVNVLDTAVSQGGLEAGPDDVTRLPAAASGHEAAARVSQGEAPDAEIPGAQARGAEQPGNQPAATGGAAPTAPAVVVPPQPAIPPAVSGPSADELALIPAPAGTPEAVVEAAAEAHPDAVGVLLLADKLAKGINFKSGSCLKDLSDLAHELFITLKDPDGALAVADLLNVLPFDGNPGRWASVEASLALSSYICRQDRQEERAEVYEKLLRTPENQETDPFKARMNAKVRQRSLNEPNLYDKEIFRSIDNSNHEAEREWRLLRLESLLFLRAHGGSETIGLGELQRRISNELEAVRA, from the coding sequence ATGACCGAAACCCCAGCCGCACGGCACTACGGCGACACGCAGGCTGGATCTCTGACTTCCGGCGATCACCTCCTCCTTCCTGATGGCGGACGCACCGCCGAAATCGAGCGGGTTGAGCTCGAATTCGACGATTTCGGCGTCGCTGCGGTGATCCTGGCCAGCCTCACCGGCGGCGGCACCATCAGGATCGCGGCCGGCTCCACCGTAAACGTCCTGGACACCGCGGTCAGTCAAGGTGGCCTTGAAGCAGGGCCCGACGACGTCACGCGGCTTCCGGCGGCAGCGTCCGGGCATGAGGCCGCTGCCCGTGTTTCCCAAGGGGAAGCGCCCGACGCGGAAATACCCGGGGCACAGGCGCGCGGCGCAGAACAGCCAGGAAATCAGCCCGCCGCAACCGGCGGCGCGGCACCCACAGCACCCGCCGTCGTCGTGCCTCCCCAGCCTGCCATTCCGCCCGCGGTGAGCGGCCCGTCTGCGGACGAGCTCGCGCTGATCCCCGCGCCGGCCGGCACACCGGAGGCTGTGGTGGAAGCTGCGGCGGAGGCCCACCCGGATGCGGTGGGTGTGCTGCTGCTGGCGGACAAGCTGGCGAAAGGCATCAACTTCAAGTCCGGCAGCTGCCTGAAGGACCTCAGCGACCTCGCCCACGAACTGTTCATCACGCTGAAGGACCCGGACGGCGCACTGGCTGTGGCGGACCTGCTCAACGTGCTGCCGTTCGACGGCAACCCGGGCCGGTGGGCCTCGGTGGAGGCGTCGCTGGCGCTGTCCAGTTACATCTGCCGCCAGGACCGGCAGGAAGAGCGCGCCGAGGTCTACGAAAAGCTGCTCCGCACGCCGGAGAACCAGGAAACAGACCCGTTCAAGGCGCGCATGAACGCCAAGGTCCGCCAGCGCTCCCTGAACGAACCCAACCTGTACGACAAAGAGATCTTCCGCTCGATCGACAACTCCAACCACGAGGCCGAGCGGGAGTGGCGGTTGCTGCGCCTGGAGTCGCTGCTTTTCCTGCGGGCCCATGGCGGATCCGAAACGATCGGCCTCGGCGAGCTGCAGCGCCGCATCAGCAACGAACTCGAGGCCGTCCGCGCCTGA